From Candidatus Cloacimonadota bacterium, one genomic window encodes:
- the metK gene encoding methionine adenosyltransferase translates to MTALHAKPSDRSGYIFTSESVSEGHPDKVCDLISDAILDAYLEQDPLSRVACETLCTQDRVILSGEINSQASIDVEPIVREVIRKIGYTHAGKGFDHNCEITNLLHKQERALALNDGAGDQGLMFGYACNQTKSLMPIPIEVAHQLLINLAKARRDGSIPCLLPDAKSQVSFRFEGRKPRELETLVISTHHQAICELEFEELKRAIVDKVVKSTILEMEDEVRFDADHLKILINPLGRWHEGGPASDTGLTGRKIIVDTYGGWAQHGGGAFSGKDATKVDRSASYMVRHIAKSVVGSGLADECLIQFSFVIGDAAPNSVMVETFGSGKIAEHEIEAKILKEFDLTVKGIIDYLDLRKPIFQPTASYGHFGLNTKDCSWEKIKKIC, encoded by the coding sequence ATGACAGCACTACATGCAAAACCATCCGACAGAAGCGGTTATATTTTTACATCCGAATCTGTGTCCGAAGGTCATCCGGACAAGGTCTGCGATCTGATATCGGATGCCATTCTTGATGCATATCTGGAGCAGGATCCGCTTAGCCGGGTAGCCTGTGAAACACTGTGTACGCAGGATAGGGTTATTCTTTCCGGAGAGATCAATTCCCAAGCATCCATTGATGTAGAGCCAATCGTGCGTGAGGTGATCCGCAAGATCGGCTACACGCATGCGGGCAAGGGATTTGATCACAATTGTGAGATTACAAATCTGTTGCACAAGCAAGAGCGGGCATTGGCGCTCAATGATGGTGCCGGAGATCAAGGCCTGATGTTCGGTTATGCCTGCAATCAGACCAAATCCCTGATGCCGATACCCATCGAGGTGGCGCATCAACTATTGATAAACCTTGCCAAAGCCCGTAGAGACGGCAGCATTCCCTGTTTGCTTCCAGATGCGAAGAGTCAGGTGAGTTTCCGCTTTGAAGGGCGTAAACCACGGGAATTGGAGACTCTGGTGATTTCCACTCACCACCAGGCCATCTGTGAACTGGAATTTGAGGAATTGAAGCGGGCGATTGTAGATAAAGTAGTGAAAAGCACCATCCTGGAAATGGAAGATGAAGTTCGCTTTGATGCGGATCATCTGAAGATTCTCATCAATCCCCTGGGGCGTTGGCACGAAGGCGGGCCGGCGTCGGATACTGGGCTTACTGGGCGCAAGATCATCGTGGACACTTATGGTGGTTGGGCACAGCATGGCGGCGGTGCTTTTAGTGGAAAGGACGCCACCAAGGTGGATCGCAGTGCGTCTTATATGGTGCGCCACATTGCCAAGAGCGTAGTGGGCAGCGGTTTGGCAGATGAATGCCTGATCCAGTTCAGTTTTGTAATCGGCGACGCTGCACCGAACAGCGTGATGGTGGAAACCTTTGGTAGCGGCAAGATTGCCGAGCATGAGATCGAGGCGAAGATCCTGAAGGAATTTGACTTGACAGTAAAGGGAATCATCGATTATCTTGATTTACGCAAACCGATCTTTCAGCCTACTGCCAGTTATGGACATTTTGGTTTGAACACCAAAGATTGCAGTTGGGAAAAGATCAAAAAAATTTGCTAG